One genomic region from Drosophila busckii strain San Diego stock center, stock number 13000-0081.31 chromosome 3R, ASM1175060v1, whole genome shotgun sequence encodes:
- the LOC108601250 gene encoding uncharacterized protein LOC108601250, which translates to MASNNNNNNNSNTAEPLESRDEVDFIAVRHNNNNEYEDLSSASGVVISAKANTTIITTATPNNEPNHSSNDSNSNSNNNTLKKLKERRTLFNFGSKKQNASHKSQQAATPAPTPTSTPSCNSLLLPPTPPVPIGTPPRQHKFVKSSSIARLLGNTYNARKFERQEQKRLANEASGKFNTFGGRRRSAGPYLERFKRMSKEDGDIAGDDESIKVTNVMTLTTDSRDLQYGSRQEHVGRSDADQLSAKAMRTLTRGLGKLWWKRTHSVDISTPDPEYKVSYLGNVLTGWAKGEGCVEKQLNTLWRNYTQHAKPDVIMRMKVSASGLKATTRQHGLTEYWANRITYCCAPKNYPRVFCWIYRHEGRKLKHELRCHAVLCSKEKIAQDICDTLRDNLESALREFKREKILKQNARLSLANAVYDNPSLPRRKIMLSVGGNNYRPPLERSKSAPKLMAIEEAIGEEEGDEIEDTNEPEMKPCCQRDSLYPAMTLGRRRCRRGHSIRRTGKIQAPSACCSHQVVDIPELELQEQAQCSTVTPCVNEGSDSEDFEKLLKFDTTLSNELLPYFDMQLHKNSSQSLGSLSELTVQLAAAQEELEEEPLSLLPTINSDPSADPQADYDGEDVVHLRRSGVCSDGEEDFLDDADDHYFRQAAMLTMLHRSSMRKRNSVEASLQYRHQPQSSISSNTSSSTTASGTAACGAAVGQQCSAGPDSDEGSISSGCETASTVTNVNQEEYNKPQSQHQVLEQMLMYQRLQDTKQQQRHNSDATNFSSSSSITLKRNSSTSPTESLSGLEVSMDKQQADRAAISDDDSECSDESGYVEFQEKANGAVVAAAAPVKPQLPPKPAPRRSLTLAKGPTATGTSV; encoded by the exons AtggcaagcaacaataacaacaataacaacagcaacacggCTGAGCCGCTGGAGAGTCGCGATGAAGTTGATTTCATTGCGGTTAggcacaacaataataatgagtATGAGGATttgagcagcgccagcggcgTTGTAATTAgcgccaaagcaaacacaaccataataacaacagcaacaccaaacAATGAACcaaaccacagcagcaacgacagcaacagcaacagtaacaacaacacattGAAAAAGCTTAAGGAGCGTCGCACGCTctttaattttggcagcaaGAAACAAAACGCCAGTCACAAGTCACAGCAAGCAGCCACGCCCGCGCCTACGCCCACATCCACTCCGAGCTGCAATagcctgctgctgccacccaCACCACCAGTGCCCATTGGCACGCCGCCACGGCAGCACAAGTTTgtgaagagcagcagcattgcccGGCTCTTGGGCAACACGTACAATGCACGCAAGTTTGAGCGGCAGGAGCAGAAGCGTCTGGCCAATGAGGCCAGCGGCAAGTTCAACACATTCGGCGGACGTCGGCGCAGCGCTGGGCCCTATCTGGAGCGCTTCAAGCGCATGTCCAAGGAGGATGGCGACATAGCCGGCGACGATGAGAGCATCAAGGTGACCAATGTGATGACGCTGACCACAGACTCGCGCGATCTGCAATATGGCAGCCGGCAGGAGCACGTGGGACGCAGCGATGCGGATCAGTTGAGTGCCAAGGCTATGCGCACGTTGACCCGCGGACTGGGCAAACTCTGGTGGAAGCGCACGCACAGCGTGGACATAAGCACACCCGATCCTGAGTATAAGGTGTCCTATCTGGGCAATGTGCTCACAGGCTGGGCCAAGG GCGAGGGCTGCGTGGAGAAGCAGCTGAACACGCTGTGGCGCAATTATACGCAGCATGCCAAGCCCGATGTCATCATGCGCATGAAGGTGAGCGCCTCCGGGCTGAAGGCCACGACCAGGCAACACGGCCTCACCGAGTACTGGGCCAATCGCATTACCTACTGCTGTGCGCCCAAGAACTATCCGCGCGTATTCTGCTGGATCTACAGGCACGAAGGACGCAAGCTCAAACATGAGCTGCGCTGCCATGCGGTGCTCTGCAGCAAGGAGAAGATAGCGCAGGACATATGCGATACACTTCGC GATAATCTGGAGAGCGCTTTGCGTGAATTTAAACGCGAGAAAATTCTTAAGCAAAACGCGCGTCTCAGTCTGGCGAACGCAGTGTATGACAATCCCAGTCTACCCAGGCGCAAGATTATGCTCAGCGTGGGCGGCAATAACTACAGGCCGCCGCTGGAGCGCTCCAAGTCGGCGCCCAAGCTGATGGCCATTGAGGAGGCTATTGGCGAGGAGGAGGGTGACGAAATAGAAGATACCAACGAACCAGAAATGAAGCCGTGCTGTCAACGTGACTCACTCTATCCCGCCATGACGCTGGGCAGGCGTCGCTGTCGTCGTGGACACTCGATACGACGCACTGGCAAAATCCAAGCACCCAGTGCCTGCTGCTCCCATCAAGTGGTTGACATACCTGAGCTAGAGCTACAGGAGCAGGCGCAGTGCAGCACAGTTACACCATGTGTGAATGAAGGCTCCGACTCGGAGGACTTTGAGAAGCTTTTAAAGTTCGACACGACGCTGAGCAACGAGCTCTTGCCGTACTTTGATATGCAGCTGCATAAGAACAGCAGTCAGAGCCTCGGTAGCCTGAGCGAGCTGACGGTGCAGTTGGCAGCTGCGCAGGAGGAACTGGAGGAGGAACCACTGAGTCTGTTGCCCACCATCAACAGCGATCCCAGCGCTGATCCGCAGGCTGACTATGATGGCGAAGATGTGGTGCATTTGCGCCGCAGCGGCGTTTGCAGCGATGGCGAGGAGGATTTTCTGGACGATGCGGATGATCATTATTTTAGACAGGCGGCAATGCTCACCATGCTGCATCGAAGCTCGATGCGCAAGCGCAACAGCGTTGAGGCCAGTCTACAGTATCGTCATCAGCCACAGTCGTCCATCAGCTCCAATACGTCCAGCTCGACAACGGCCAGCGGCACAGCGGCGTGTGGCGCTGCAGTGGGTCAGCAGTGTTCCGCTGGTCCGGATAGTGATGAAGGTTCCATTTCAAGTGGTTGCGAAACGGCTAGCACTGTCACCAATGTCAACCAGGAGGAGTACAATAAGCCACAATCGCAGCATCAGGTGCTCGAGCAAATGTTGATGTACCAAAGACTGCAGGAcaccaagcaacagcagcgacacaACAGCGATGCTACCAACttcagcagctccagcagtaTAACGCTCAAGCGCAACAGCTCCACATCGCCAACCGAATCGCTCAGCGGCCTGGAGGTGTCCATGGACAAGCAGCAGGCGGATAGGGCAGCCATTTCGGATGATGACTCTGAGTGCAGCGATGAAAGCGGCTATGTGGAGTTCCAAGAGAAAGCCAATGGTGCTGTGGTCGCTGCGGCGGCACCCGTTAAGCCACAGCTGCCGCCCAAACCGGCGCCAAGACGTTCGCTTACCCTAGCCAAGGGCCCAACGGCAACGGGCACATCAGTCTGA
- the LOC108602583 gene encoding GILT-like protein 1, with protein MLTLSKITGICILFILCTSSLAEEIPREKRQTGKLHITLLYESLCPDSRKFMRQLGPVHEELGSYIDIELVPFGKSASQFNGALFVCQHGPAECEGNRLQGCVISSTNNQAAQVKFVVCQMFASDYANAEKCAEQTNLLTDVEHCMTTETGTKLQLQAEAITKRYQPSFVPTIVYNHVFNQQLQDQSLKNFRGTVCYLLRQQISLPDNVC; from the exons atgttaacaCTTAGCAAAATAACTGgcatatgcattttatttatactgtGCACTAGCAGCTTGGCTGAGGAAATACCTCGTGAAAAGCGTCAAACTGGCAAG TTGCACATAACGCTGCTATACGAATCACTTTGTCCGGATAGTCGCAAGTTTATGCGTCAGCTGGGACCAGTTCATGAAGAATTGGGATCCTATATAGACATTGAGTTGGTTCCCTTTGGAAAATCTGCA TCTCAGTTCAATGGTGCCTTATTCGTTTGCCAGCATGGGCCCGCCGAATGTGAGGGTAATCGTCTGCAAGGCTGTGTCATCAGTAGTACCAACAATCAGGCAGCTCAGgtgaaatttgttgtttgccaaatgtttGCCTCAGATTATGCAAATGCCGAAAAG TGTGCCGAGCAGACAAATCTGCTAACGGACGTGGAGCACTGCATGACGACCGAGACGGGCACCAAGCTGCAACTACAAGCTGAGGCTATAACCAAGCGTTATCAGCCAAGCTTTGTACCCACCATCGTCTACAATCAT GTATtcaatcagcagctgcaggacCAGTCGCTGAAAAATTTCCGGGGCACCGTCTGCTATTTGTTGCGTCAACAGATCTCACTGCCCGATAATGtttgctaa
- the LOC108602488 gene encoding methyltransferase-like protein 23, producing MRFHMNGGSDDNEIVAATGSEGAAHIRKFVFSSNERSVNERLEIKIPEILQGAYSFYTWPSAPILAHFLWERRQSLVCKRILELGAGTALPGIVAAKCGAQVVLSDSCILPKSLAHIRKSCVANQLQPGVDIDVVGLSWGLLNSVFRLPPLDLIIAADCFYDPTVFEDIIVTIAFLLERNRGAKFIFTYQERSADWSIEALLKKWKLHAASINMDEIGKESGIDLLEFMGGHTIHMLEITLVDQLVQT from the exons ATGCGTTTTCATATGAACGGCGGCAGCGATGATAATGaaattgtggctgccacaggcAGCGAAGGCGCAGCGCACATCCGAAAATTTGTATTCAGCTCTAACGAACGAAGCGTCAATGAGCGTTTAGAAATCAAAATACCTGAG atTCTTCAAGGTGCCTACTCATTTTATACTTGGCCAAGTGCTCCAATTCTTGCTCATTTCTTGTGGGAGCGTCGTCAATCGCTTGTGTGCAAGAGAATACTTGAGCTTGGAGCTGGTACAGCGCTGCCGGGAATTGTGGCCGCAAAATGCGGAGCACAGGTAGTACTTAGTGACAGTTGTATCCTTCCCAAATCACTGGCACATATACGAAAATCTTGCGTTGCCAATCAACTACAGCCTGGAGTTGACATTGATGTAGTCGGTCTCAGCTGGGGTTTACTTAACAGTGTGTTTCGTCTGCCTCCTTTGGACCTCATTATAGCTGCCGACTGCTTTTATGATCCTACAGTTTTTGAAGATATTATTGTCACGATAGCATTTCTACTAGAACGCAATCGCGgtgctaaatttatatttacgtATCAGGAAAGGAGTGCGGACTGGTCAATAGAAGCATTACTGAAGAAATGGAAGTTACACGCAGCCAGCATCAACATGGATGAGATTGGCAAAGAATCTGGAATAgatttattagaatttatgGGTGGACACACAATACATATGTTAGAGATTACGCTTGTCGATCAACTAGTGCAAACTTGA